Proteins from a single region of Candidatus Saccharibacteria bacterium:
- the rplT gene encoding 50S ribosomal protein L20 has protein sequence MRVKRGTAARKRHKKMIKAVKGYSHIRRSSYRKAKEAWIKAQTYAYRDRRNRKRDFRGLWITRINAAARQNGLSYSQLINLLAKNNVKLDRKILSEVAFHYPESFKAIVDTVKK, from the coding sequence ATGAGAGTCAAGAGAGGTACAGCTGCCCGCAAACGACACAAAAAGATGATCAAAGCCGTCAAAGGCTATAGTCATATCCGTAGATCGAGTTATCGCAAAGCCAAGGAAGCCTGGATCAAAGCCCAAACCTATGCTTACCGTGATCGCAGAAATCGCAAGCGAGATTTTCGTGGTCTCTGGATCACCAGAATCAATGCTGCTGCTAGACAAAATGGTCTCAGTTACTCCCAACTAATCAACTTACTTGCCAAAAACAATGTCAAGCTGGATCGCAAAATCCTCTCCGAAGTAGCATTCCATTACCCCGAAAGCTTTAAGGCTATCGTTGATACTGTCAAAAAGTAA
- the rpmI gene encoding 50S ribosomal protein L35, producing MPKLKTSKTAKKRIKVTSSGLLMRRRATRAHKLSIKSGSRKREFTKEFSLNNTETKKIKKLIGA from the coding sequence ATGCCAAAATTAAAGACTAGCAAAACCGCCAAGAAACGGATCAAGGTCACATCAAGTGGTCTATTAATGCGCCGTAGGGCTACTCGCGCCCACAAGTTATCTATCAAATCTGGATCAAGAAAACGTGAGTTTACCAAAGAATTTTCCCTCAATAACACTGAGACCAAGAAAATCAAGAAATTAATCGGAGCCTAA